A window of Thermosipho affectus contains these coding sequences:
- a CDS encoding PAS domain-containing protein, which translates to MRHLFYLQQFFERLPSPAFIKDNKHKYIWINREWKKTYGLDDRKVVGKTDEKIFNDSLTLKIEESVMKTKKKQEYEKEYNGKYFKVTVIPIRLGDGTYGVAGIEFDETQKYFNDLILATNLKISEIIRELLLSNLDSKDFFIELFSEKLYEKIKIGDYALLKGNEILKTYLPEKVCLKAMQKEGIKEFSVSGEKYIVIPLFEYKLVIRSLPNYFKFVNYIIPLVLPKIENVLEKIENESKKKRYYFTLEKMVDAVVSWKKIEINSFLKKVLKDIVEIIPEAEKGTIWLIKDNKYKCVAEVGYENAEMLEFPPEKTAYGQKIEENIEKGYTVFEIDDAKSLVKTSPLAETFKKYGMFDEKFRPLLGVFKIGGKVVGSISIDNFSGINFSDESRKILELYVKILTNFLEDYEI; encoded by the coding sequence ATGAGACATCTATTTTACCTACAACAATTTTTCGAAAGATTACCATCCCCAGCTTTTATAAAAGACAACAAACACAAATATATTTGGATAAACAGAGAATGGAAAAAAACATATGGTTTGGACGATAGGAAAGTGGTTGGAAAAACCGACGAAAAAATCTTTAATGATTCACTAACTCTAAAAATTGAAGAATCTGTTATGAAAACCAAGAAAAAACAGGAGTACGAAAAAGAATACAACGGTAAATACTTCAAGGTAACTGTAATACCCATTAGATTAGGCGATGGTACTTATGGTGTCGCAGGCATTGAATTTGATGAAACACAGAAATATTTTAACGATTTAATACTTGCTACAAACTTAAAAATATCGGAAATAATAAGGGAATTATTACTATCAAATTTAGATAGTAAAGACTTTTTTATTGAATTATTTTCGGAAAAACTATACGAAAAAATTAAAATAGGTGATTATGCCCTATTAAAAGGAAATGAAATACTAAAAACTTATCTTCCAGAAAAAGTTTGTCTTAAAGCTATGCAAAAAGAAGGTATAAAAGAATTCAGCGTAAGTGGTGAAAAATACATAGTCATTCCTTTATTTGAATACAAGTTAGTAATTAGAAGCTTGCCAAATTACTTTAAATTTGTAAACTACATTATTCCTCTTGTTTTACCAAAAATCGAAAATGTGCTGGAAAAAATCGAAAATGAATCAAAGAAGAAAAGATATTATTTTACACTTGAAAAGATGGTCGATGCAGTAGTTTCATGGAAAAAAATCGAAATTAATTCATTTCTTAAAAAAGTATTAAAAGATATAGTAGAAATCATTCCAGAGGCGGAAAAAGGAACAATTTGGCTGATCAAAGACAACAAGTACAAATGCGTTGCGGAAGTTGGATATGAAAATGCAGAAATGCTTGAATTTCCACCTGAAAAAACCGCTTATGGACAAAAGATAGAAGAAAATATAGAAAAAGGCTATACCGTATTTGAAATAGATGACGCAAAAAGCCTTGTAAAAACAAGCCCACTAGCAGAAACGTTTAAAAAGTATGGCATGTTTGATGAAAAATTTAGACCATTGTTAGGTGTCTTTAAGATAGGGGGAAAAGTTGTTGGCAGTATATCCATCGATAATTTTTCCGGAATAAACTTTTCAGACGAAAGCAGAAAAATACTGGAGTTATACGTAAAAATCCTTACAAATTTCTTAGAAGACTATGAAATTTAG
- the smc gene encoding chromosome segregation protein SMC: MSIVLKEIFLKGFKSFGKPTKIPISPNITAIVGPNGSGKSNIVEAIQWVLGEHSLKNLRASEKFDVIFKGSKKYSASKSAYVELTFDFNNVEYKIARELNTSGENTYFINGEKARLKDITNLFGANGMVSIIGQGKIDKIAMSSPDELKKLFEDAAGTTIYIEKKKEALSKLAGTEANIERLKDVIYEIEKNKKGLYIKVKKAEKYREYSQKLEQLKERYFGGIYYFEKLKLNSLTSQHAKYKDLLKEKIKNLAEIESKWNILREEFNDLNKKMEDFTSLLETQKTRQNQLLELKNAYTNRLNDLKSSYVEKMSKIDSLKEELQRIKDREQEITLIFDSLKGEISEKEKKLSKIEEERNSLLSKYSAKEMEYLKKKNEYDEMEKHINKLENEQKSLLSSSKELKERISMIKEQLEIKYERKKDLDAEIQELTENAEKYDSKTQQLLEEINEIRKKRTSISQERELLKENLEKLIRRKKELQSEILIIKRQLSEYQGYSHAIKRIFENKKQFPGIIDVVANIIEVDKKYVEAIEALLGGRLQHIVVKDSEVAKKILQFAKKEKIGRITIIPLDLIKVYTKTTTLPKKAINFAKNIVKLKINKEEKLLNFLFGNDIIVNNIDTAVEIKKKFDFRIATLDGELISNSGTMTGGKSEHISPLLRKKLLEDLKEELDNILKIEEKTSKQISHLKEEINELNKYNEVINSEFLEINSKSSSAKRMLQELVKSQNELNKEITNLEKLLKDSTLRLTGINERLKIISIEMENSKDVTKQLKVDIDNSNKEMYSDKEKIEEINEKYMELQSDLMGLRERKIQYDGELKRLLKRKDEIEIETSSILNETHSFKEKMEKLKLSIKEIDEELKTLKEETETLFKNMSKDKSGKKDKLKELENLEDTMEKERNEIEKLRETIHSTELEIQKIKMKIENIDEKYKKSVKISKEELETLKNEMEDIETKLKYIGPVDFEAEEEYIEVSKKLESLEKQKKDLEDARKKIIELIETTDKEATQIFMNTFNTIKKTFKNYIKELFFSGKGDIRLLDKDNVLESGIEIVISKGDGRAQKLQLLSGGEKALVGLALLMSLLQAQPSAFYVLDEPDAPLDEFNAERFKLLLKNSNAQIIIITHKKIVMEAADIMVGITKADDISTVVPVRMEEVV, from the coding sequence TTGAGCATTGTTTTGAAGGAGATTTTTCTAAAAGGTTTCAAATCCTTTGGGAAACCTACAAAAATTCCCATATCTCCAAATATTACAGCCATAGTTGGACCAAATGGTTCCGGAAAATCAAATATTGTTGAGGCTATCCAATGGGTTTTAGGAGAACATTCTTTGAAAAACTTACGTGCTTCAGAAAAATTTGATGTTATATTTAAAGGTAGTAAAAAATATTCTGCATCCAAAAGCGCATACGTTGAACTAACCTTTGATTTTAACAACGTGGAATATAAGATAGCAAGAGAACTAAACACATCAGGCGAAAATACATATTTTATAAACGGCGAGAAAGCAAGACTTAAAGACATTACAAATTTGTTTGGGGCAAACGGCATGGTATCCATAATAGGTCAGGGCAAAATAGATAAAATAGCCATGTCCAGTCCTGATGAGCTTAAAAAATTATTTGAAGATGCCGCTGGAACAACCATATACATAGAAAAAAAGAAAGAAGCGCTCTCCAAACTTGCCGGTACTGAGGCAAACATCGAAAGGCTAAAAGACGTCATATATGAAATAGAAAAAAACAAAAAAGGACTATATATAAAAGTAAAAAAAGCGGAAAAATACAGAGAATACTCACAAAAATTAGAACAGTTGAAAGAAAGGTATTTTGGTGGAATTTATTACTTTGAAAAACTCAAACTAAATTCTTTAACAAGTCAGCACGCGAAATACAAAGATTTGTTAAAAGAAAAAATTAAAAACCTCGCAGAAATTGAAAGTAAATGGAATATTTTAAGAGAAGAATTCAATGACTTAAACAAAAAAATGGAAGATTTTACATCATTGCTTGAAACTCAAAAAACCCGCCAAAATCAGTTACTTGAATTGAAAAATGCTTATACAAATAGACTAAACGATTTAAAAAGCTCGTATGTGGAAAAAATGTCAAAAATAGATTCACTAAAGGAAGAATTACAAAGAATTAAAGACAGAGAGCAAGAAATTACGCTTATTTTTGATTCTCTAAAAGGTGAAATATCTGAAAAAGAGAAAAAACTTTCAAAAATAGAAGAAGAAAGAAATTCACTCCTTTCAAAATATTCGGCAAAAGAGATGGAATATCTGAAAAAAAAGAATGAATACGACGAGATGGAAAAACATATCAACAAATTGGAAAATGAACAAAAATCACTCCTTTCATCTTCAAAAGAATTAAAAGAGAGAATTTCCATGATAAAAGAGCAACTTGAAATAAAATACGAAAGAAAAAAAGATTTGGATGCTGAAATACAAGAATTAACTGAAAATGCCGAAAAATATGATTCAAAAACTCAACAACTCCTAGAAGAAATAAATGAAATTAGAAAAAAAAGAACATCCATTTCCCAAGAAAGGGAACTTTTAAAGGAAAATCTAGAAAAACTAATAAGAAGAAAAAAAGAATTACAATCGGAAATTTTAATTATAAAAAGACAACTTTCAGAGTACCAAGGATATTCACATGCTATAAAACGAATATTTGAAAATAAAAAGCAATTTCCCGGAATTATCGATGTCGTTGCAAACATTATAGAAGTCGACAAAAAATACGTTGAAGCAATCGAAGCACTATTAGGGGGAAGATTACAACACATAGTGGTCAAAGATTCCGAGGTCGCAAAAAAAATTCTTCAATTTGCTAAAAAAGAAAAAATAGGTAGAATTACAATAATTCCACTTGACCTTATAAAAGTATATACAAAAACTACTACTCTGCCGAAAAAAGCTATAAATTTTGCAAAAAATATTGTAAAACTTAAAATCAACAAAGAGGAAAAACTCTTAAATTTTCTATTTGGTAACGATATAATCGTTAACAACATAGACACGGCTGTAGAAATAAAGAAAAAATTTGATTTCAGAATTGCAACCTTAGATGGTGAATTAATAAGCAATTCCGGAACTATGACCGGCGGGAAATCAGAACATATTTCACCACTTCTACGAAAAAAATTACTTGAAGATTTAAAAGAAGAATTAGACAACATATTGAAAATAGAAGAAAAGACAAGCAAACAAATTTCCCACTTAAAAGAAGAAATAAATGAACTAAACAAGTACAATGAAGTGATTAATTCGGAGTTTCTAGAAATAAACAGCAAAAGTTCTTCTGCAAAACGAATGCTACAAGAACTGGTAAAATCTCAAAATGAATTGAATAAAGAGATAACAAATCTGGAAAAATTACTTAAAGATTCCACTTTAAGATTAACTGGAATTAATGAAAGATTAAAAATAATAAGTATAGAAATGGAAAATTCAAAAGACGTAACTAAACAATTAAAAGTAGATATAGATAACTCAAATAAAGAAATGTACAGTGATAAAGAAAAAATCGAAGAAATCAATGAAAAGTATATGGAACTACAATCTGATTTAATGGGTCTAAGAGAGAGAAAAATACAATACGATGGTGAACTTAAAAGACTTTTAAAAAGAAAAGATGAAATTGAAATAGAGACTTCATCAATATTAAACGAAACACATTCCTTTAAAGAAAAAATGGAAAAACTAAAACTATCAATTAAAGAAATAGATGAAGAATTAAAAACATTAAAAGAAGAAACGGAAACACTCTTTAAAAACATGAGCAAAGACAAAAGTGGAAAAAAAGACAAATTAAAAGAACTTGAAAATTTGGAAGACACAATGGAAAAAGAAAGAAACGAAATAGAAAAACTAAGGGAAACAATCCATTCAACAGAACTTGAAATTCAAAAGATAAAGATGAAAATAGAAAACATAGATGAAAAGTACAAAAAAAGTGTGAAAATTTCAAAAGAAGAATTAGAAACCTTAAAAAATGAAATGGAAGATATTGAGACTAAACTAAAATACATCGGACCTGTAGACTTTGAGGCAGAAGAAGAATACATTGAAGTTTCAAAAAAACTTGAATCTCTTGAAAAACAGAAAAAAGATTTGGAAGATGCAAGAAAAAAAATAATAGAATTAATAGAAACAACAGATAAAGAGGCAACGCAAATATTTATGAATACCTTCAACACCATAAAGAAAACTTTTAAAAATTACATTAAAGAACTATTCTTTAGCGGAAAAGGTGATATAAGACTCCTTGATAAAGATAATGTTCTGGAAAGCGGTATAGAAATTGTTATTTCAAAGGGAGATGGCCGCGCTCAAAAATTACAACTTTTGTCTGGAGGGGAAAAAGCTCTTGTAGGTCTTGCGCTACTTATGTCATTACTACAAGCCCAACCAAGTGCTTTCTACGTCCTTGATGAGCCAGATGCACCACTTGACGAATTTAACGCAGAAAGATTTAAGTTACTGCTTAAAAATTCTAATGCACAGATAATAATAATAACTCATAAAAAAATTGTTATGGAGGCGGCTGATATAATGGTGGGAATTACAAAAGCAGATGATATCTCAACAGTAGTACCTGTGAGAATGGAGGAGGTAGTATGA